Proteins encoded within one genomic window of Thunnus albacares chromosome 13, fThuAlb1.1, whole genome shotgun sequence:
- the aspa gene encoding aspartoacylase encodes MSSYNNSVCLNEARRVAIFGGTHGNEMSGVTLVNLWVKNSAEIQRKGVVTKPFITNPRAVEKCTRYVDTDLNRAFTPENLSALEGDDLPYEVKRAQEINRIFGPKGSPEAYDVIFDLHNTTSNMGSTLILESSKDHFNLQMMNYIKKAIAPASCLVLLNEHPLLKYSTSRSVAKHPVGLEVGPQPQGVLRSNIFEAMRAILKHALDFIDLFNEGMEFPPCTVEVFRVTERIDYPRDANGNIIAMVHPNLQDCDWEPLNPGDPMFQTFDGKTIHYQGSGTVYPTFINEAAYYEKQQAFVTTRRETLVASGIRKA; translated from the exons ATGTCTTCTTATAACAACAGCGTGTGTTTGAACGAGGCCAGGAGAGTAGCGATTTTCGGAGGGACTCATGGGAACGAGATGTCCGGCGTGACGCTCGTGAACCTGTGGGTGAAGAATAGCGCCGAGATACAGAGGAAAGGGGTCGTGACCAAACCTTTCATCACCAACCCGAGGGCTGTGGAGAAATGCACCAGATATGTGGACACGGATCTGAACCGAGCCTTCACACCAGAAAACCTCag TGCCCTGGAGGGAGATGACCTGCCCTACGAGGTGAAGAGAGCTCAGGAGATCAACAGGATATTTGGACCTAAAGGAAGCCCAGAGGCCTACGATGTCATCTTTGACCTCCACAACACGACGTCCAACATGGGCTCCACTCTAATTCTGGAAAGCTCCAAAGACCACTTCAATCTGCAGATGATGAACTACATCAAG AAAGCCATCGCTCCAGCCAGCTGTCTTGTTCTGCTGAATGAACACCCTCTTCTGAAATATTCCACTTCACGCTCTGTAGCCAAGCACCCTGTTG GTCTGGAAGTGGGTCCTCAGCCTCAAGGTGTTTTGAGGAGTAATATCTTTGAAGCTATGAGGGCAATACTGAAACATGCCCTGGACTTCATCGATCTGTTTAATGAAG GTATGGAGTTCCCTCCCTGTACAGTGGAAGTTTTCCGGGTCACAGAGAGGATCGACTACCCCAGAGATGCCAACGGAAACATCATTGCCATGGTGCATCCCAATctgcag gacTGCGACTGGGAGCCGCTGAACCCCGGTGACCCTATGTTCCAAACGTTTGATGGGAAGACCATCCACTACCAAGGCTCTGGAACCGTCTATCCCACTTTTATTAATGAGGCAGCCTATTATGAAAAACAACAGGCGTTTGTAACCACCAGGCGAGAAACCTTGGTGGCAAGCGGCAtcagaaaagcataa